Proteins found in one Vallitalea guaymasensis genomic segment:
- a CDS encoding BMP family lipoprotein, whose product MKKVLSIIVMLTMVFTLLLTGCGEKKEEDTIGQGNEVTDDQESDADSQEDINDTEDNNTEDNQDEAQDNVNLKISMVTDTGGINDQSFNQSAWEGLEKAQKDLGITPEYMESTQESDYAPNLETLYDQGNDLIWGIGYLMADAVYKAAETNPDRKYAIIDNAYEEPLDNLLGVTFSEHEPSFLVGYIAGKMTKTNNVGFVGGMEFDVIWRFESGYRAGVKTANPDAKIQIQYANDFGDTAKGKAIANSMYQNGADIIFHAAGFTGTGVIESAVENEKYVIGVDQDQRAKLGKDAIITSAVKRVDQAIFMVAEDLKNGKFEGGTNKNYGLSDGAVGIAPTSAEAVPEDILEEVAKLEEDIKAGRIVVPKTREEYDELYGDK is encoded by the coding sequence ATGAAAAAAGTATTATCAATTATTGTTATGCTGACTATGGTGTTCACTCTACTTCTAACTGGTTGTGGAGAGAAAAAAGAAGAAGACACAATAGGTCAAGGAAATGAAGTAACTGATGATCAAGAATCTGATGCAGACTCACAAGAAGACATAAATGATACAGAAGATAATAACACAGAAGATAATCAAGACGAAGCTCAAGATAATGTAAATCTAAAAATAAGTATGGTAACTGATACAGGTGGAATAAATGACCAATCATTTAATCAATCTGCATGGGAAGGATTAGAAAAAGCTCAAAAAGATTTAGGTATAACTCCAGAATATATGGAATCAACTCAAGAATCTGACTATGCTCCTAACTTGGAAACATTATATGACCAAGGTAATGATTTGATATGGGGTATTGGATATCTAATGGCAGATGCTGTATACAAGGCAGCTGAAACTAATCCAGACAGAAAATATGCGATTATAGATAATGCATATGAAGAACCATTAGATAATCTATTAGGTGTTACATTCAGTGAACATGAACCATCTTTCTTAGTTGGATACATAGCTGGTAAAATGACAAAAACAAATAATGTAGGTTTTGTAGGTGGTATGGAATTTGATGTTATCTGGAGATTTGAGAGTGGATATAGAGCTGGAGTAAAAACCGCTAATCCAGATGCTAAGATACAAATTCAATATGCCAATGATTTTGGTGACACAGCAAAAGGTAAAGCAATAGCTAATAGTATGTATCAAAACGGAGCTGATATAATATTCCATGCTGCTGGATTTACTGGTACTGGAGTTATAGAATCAGCTGTTGAAAATGAAAAATATGTTATTGGTGTAGACCAAGATCAAAGAGCAAAACTAGGAAAAGATGCAATTATCACATCAGCAGTCAAGAGAGTTGACCAGGCAATATTTATGGTTGCAGAAGATCTTAAAAATGGGAAATTTGAAGGCGGAACTAATAAAAATTACGGATTAAGCGATGGAGCAGTAGGAATAGCTCCAACATCGGCAGAAGCTGTACCAGAAGATATATTAGAAGAAGTTGCTAAATTAGAGGAAGATATAAAAGCAGGTAGGATAGTTGTTCCTAAGACAAGAGAAGAATATGATGAATTATATGGTGATAAATAG
- a CDS encoding Fe-S-containing hydro-lyase — MTVEISTPLTEEKVKDLKAGDKVLLSGVLYTSRDAAHKRMVEQLEKGGELPFDVKDSVIYYVGPSPAKEGEIIGSAGPTTSYRMDPYAPYLLDRGLKGMIGKGDRSKDVIESMIKNKAVYFAAVGGAAALLADKIKKVEVIAYDDLGTEAVRKMEVKDLPVVVVIDSEGNNLYETEKNKYKII; from the coding sequence ATGACTGTAGAAATAAGTACTCCTCTAACAGAGGAAAAAGTTAAAGATCTCAAGGCTGGAGACAAAGTATTATTATCAGGTGTATTATATACATCTAGGGATGCAGCCCATAAGAGAATGGTTGAACAATTAGAAAAAGGTGGAGAACTACCTTTTGATGTTAAGGATAGTGTTATATATTATGTAGGACCATCACCAGCAAAAGAAGGTGAAATAATTGGTTCAGCAGGACCAACTACAAGTTATAGAATGGATCCATATGCACCTTACTTATTGGATAGAGGCCTAAAAGGTATGATAGGAAAAGGTGACAGGAGCAAAGATGTAATTGAAAGCATGATAAAGAATAAAGCAGTATATTTTGCAGCAGTTGGTGGAGCAGCAGCTCTTCTAGCTGATAAAATCAAAAAAGTTGAAGTAATAGCTTATGATGACCTAGGAACTGAAGCAGTGAGAAAAATGGAAGTAAAAGATCTACCTGTAGTAGTTGTCATTGACAGTGAAGGAAACAATCTATACGAAACAGAAAAGAATAAATACAAGATTATATAG
- a CDS encoding ABC transporter permease: protein MNSIGFILGTTLMYSTPLIYTSLGGVISERSGVFNIGLEGMMTMGAFIGATVGYYSGIWWLGLICAGIGAGLLALLHAVASVTLGADQVVSGIAINFLGPGLSLFLCRKFFDGKFMTKSIPLENKIPKLFKGVFPEYSFLDNIFDQEITVYLAFLFAIIMWFILYKTKVGLRVRAVGDHPEAADTLGISVHKTRYICVILSGVLSGFGGASMSLAVASNFFPTLISGQGFIALAAMIFGNWKPQGALGACLVFGGAQALVVFLGGKNIPIPIDVLSMIPYVLTIVILMGFIGKSVPPAADGEPYIKE, encoded by the coding sequence ATGAATAGTATAGGGTTTATATTAGGAACTACATTAATGTATTCTACACCTCTTATATATACTTCATTAGGAGGCGTTATATCAGAAAGATCTGGAGTCTTTAATATTGGATTAGAAGGTATGATGACTATGGGAGCTTTTATAGGGGCTACTGTAGGTTATTATTCAGGAATTTGGTGGCTTGGACTAATATGTGCTGGAATAGGTGCAGGTCTATTAGCATTATTACACGCAGTAGCATCTGTTACACTTGGAGCTGATCAAGTTGTCTCTGGTATTGCTATTAATTTTTTGGGACCAGGATTATCATTGTTCCTATGCAGAAAATTTTTTGATGGAAAATTTATGACAAAAAGTATTCCTCTAGAAAATAAAATACCCAAATTATTTAAGGGAGTGTTTCCTGAGTATTCGTTTTTAGATAATATATTTGATCAAGAAATAACAGTTTACTTAGCATTTCTATTTGCAATAATTATGTGGTTTATATTATATAAGACTAAAGTAGGTCTTAGAGTTAGAGCAGTTGGAGACCATCCAGAAGCTGCAGATACCTTAGGAATCAGCGTGCATAAGACTAGATATATATGTGTAATATTGTCTGGGGTATTATCAGGTTTTGGCGGCGCTTCCATGAGCCTGGCAGTAGCATCTAATTTCTTTCCAACTTTAATATCTGGACAAGGATTTATTGCCTTGGCGGCCATGATATTTGGAAATTGGAAACCACAAGGTGCATTAGGAGCATGTTTAGTATTTGGTGGAGCTCAAGCATTGGTTGTCTTCTTAGGTGGAAAGAATATACCTATACCTATAGATGTATTATCAATGATTCCATATGTATTGACAATAGTAATACTTATGGGATTTATAGGCAAATCTGTTCCACCAGCAGCTGATGGAGAACCATACATAAAAGAATAA
- a CDS encoding ABC transporter ATP-binding protein: MKNITKKFGHLTANDNINLTVYKGEVHALLGENGAGKSTLMNQLYGMIEPTSGEIYINGNKVNVNNPNVAIANGIGMVHQHFMLVEPFTVVENIILGSEITKYGVLDMKKAKEEIVELSEKYSLYVNPDDKIEDITVGMQQRVEILKALYRGADILILDEPTSVLTPQEIKELVIIIDNLTKEGKSVIIITHKLKEIKQVADNCTIIRRGKRIDTVKVDEVTEEELAAKMVGREVTFKVPKEDRETSDTVLSIDNITVKNNRGLVAVDGLSLEVKRGEIVGIAGVDGNGQSELVEAITGLRKIEKGHVKINGKDITNMTPRKIIDNKVSTIPENRQKVGLVLDFSIYENMILENYHKEPFSKKGILQKDKIIDNAKNLIKQFDIRPTDENVLAKSLSGGNQQKVIIAREIMNNPDLLIATQPTRGLDVGAIEYVHKELVKQRDRNKAVLLVSLELDEVMNVSDRIAVIYEGKIKYVVDAKEATEAKLGLEMAGGKK; encoded by the coding sequence ATGAAAAACATTACTAAAAAATTTGGTCATCTAACTGCTAATGATAATATCAATCTTACAGTATATAAAGGAGAAGTTCATGCACTATTAGGAGAAAATGGAGCAGGTAAATCTACTCTAATGAATCAATTGTATGGAATGATAGAGCCAACAAGTGGTGAGATATATATTAATGGTAATAAAGTTAATGTAAATAATCCTAATGTAGCAATAGCTAATGGAATAGGCATGGTCCATCAACATTTCATGCTAGTTGAACCTTTTACAGTAGTAGAGAATATTATTCTTGGCAGTGAGATAACTAAATATGGTGTGTTAGATATGAAAAAAGCCAAAGAAGAGATTGTTGAATTATCTGAAAAATATAGTTTATATGTAAATCCTGATGACAAAATAGAAGATATAACCGTAGGTATGCAGCAAAGGGTGGAAATACTAAAAGCTCTATATAGAGGAGCTGATATATTAATATTAGACGAACCTACAAGCGTGCTTACACCACAAGAGATAAAAGAGTTAGTTATTATAATTGATAATTTAACAAAAGAAGGTAAATCAGTAATAATAATAACTCATAAGTTAAAGGAGATAAAACAGGTAGCTGACAATTGTACAATAATCAGAAGAGGAAAACGAATTGATACAGTTAAAGTAGATGAGGTAACGGAAGAAGAGCTAGCAGCCAAAATGGTAGGTAGAGAAGTAACATTCAAAGTACCAAAAGAGGATAGAGAAACATCAGATACAGTATTGTCCATTGATAACATTACAGTAAAAAACAACAGGGGTCTAGTTGCTGTTGATGGACTATCTCTAGAAGTCAAGAGAGGAGAAATAGTTGGAATAGCTGGTGTAGATGGTAATGGACAAAGTGAATTAGTTGAAGCTATAACAGGACTAAGAAAAATTGAAAAAGGACATGTTAAGATAAACGGGAAAGACATTACCAATATGACACCTAGAAAAATAATTGATAATAAAGTATCAACAATACCAGAAAACAGGCAAAAAGTTGGGTTAGTCCTTGATTTTAGTATATATGAAAATATGATACTGGAAAATTATCATAAAGAACCATTTTCTAAAAAAGGTATCCTACAAAAAGATAAGATAATTGATAATGCTAAGAATTTGATTAAACAATTTGACATAAGACCAACTGATGAAAACGTGTTAGCTAAATCTTTATCCGGTGGAAATCAGCAAAAAGTCATTATAGCTAGAGAGATAATGAATAACCCCGATCTTCTCATAGCTACACAACCAACAAGAGGTCTTGACGTAGGAGCTATAGAATACGTACATAAAGAATTGGTAAAGCAAAGAGATAGGAATAAGGCTGTATTATTAGTTTCATTAGAGCTTGATGAGGTAATGAATGTATCGGACCGTATTGCAGTCATATATGAAGGGAAAATCAAATATGTAGTAGATGCAAAAGAAGCAACTGAAGCAAAATTAGGATTAGAGATGGCAGGGGGCAAAAAATAA
- a CDS encoding ABC transporter permease, with protein MEKKKLLKSTTKMTLLSILFGFIITAIILLIARYNPLQIYGVIVKGVFSKPKYIAYTIIKSTPLILTGVSIAFALKTGLLNIGAEGQFIVGTIVASMAGYFFNLPPVIHPIVVMIVAIIFGGLWGALIGALKAKFGIHEVISSIMLNWIALYAHNAVINIPAFFERTNKAHTIKDSASIVFLEGFKNSESGKEWLLDHPGIRDILKAPVNYGIIIAILVAILIWFILNKTTLGFRLRAVGYNKFAAEYGGINVKRNIVTSMFISGSVSGLAGALMILGVSKGITTLSAMEGYGLDGIGVALIAGNSPIACIFSGLFFGALKYGGSKIQARPIEAPKEIISIMIGTIIFFIAIPRIVKVLKRLTGRKGVTR; from the coding sequence ATGGAGAAGAAAAAACTATTAAAATCAACTACCAAGATGACGCTCTTGTCAATATTGTTTGGATTTATTATAACAGCTATTATATTACTTATTGCCAGGTATAATCCACTTCAGATATATGGCGTTATAGTAAAAGGTGTTTTCAGTAAACCTAAGTACATTGCATATACGATAATCAAATCTACTCCATTAATATTAACAGGTGTTTCTATAGCATTTGCCTTAAAAACAGGATTATTGAATATTGGAGCAGAAGGACAATTTATAGTAGGAACAATCGTAGCTTCAATGGCAGGATATTTTTTCAACCTACCTCCAGTAATTCACCCTATAGTAGTTATGATTGTAGCAATTATATTTGGAGGGTTGTGGGGAGCTTTAATCGGAGCTTTAAAAGCAAAATTCGGTATACATGAGGTAATATCATCTATCATGTTGAACTGGATTGCTTTATATGCTCATAATGCTGTTATTAATATACCTGCATTCTTTGAACGTACTAATAAAGCACATACTATCAAAGATAGTGCTAGTATTGTGTTTTTAGAAGGGTTCAAAAACTCTGAATCGGGAAAAGAGTGGTTGTTAGACCATCCTGGAATAAGAGATATTCTAAAAGCTCCAGTCAATTATGGAATCATAATAGCTATATTAGTTGCAATATTAATCTGGTTCATATTAAATAAAACAACCCTAGGTTTCAGATTAAGAGCTGTTGGTTACAATAAATTTGCTGCTGAATATGGTGGAATTAATGTAAAGAGAAATATTGTTACTTCCATGTTCATTTCAGGTTCTGTTAGTGGACTAGCTGGTGCTCTAATGATACTTGGTGTATCAAAAGGTATAACCACCCTATCTGCAATGGAAGGATATGGTCTAGACGGAATCGGAGTCGCTCTGATAGCAGGTAATTCACCAATAGCATGTATTTTCTCAGGATTATTCTTTGGAGCGCTAAAATACGGAGGCTCCAAAATACAGGCTAGACCTATTGAAGCTCCAAAAGAGATAATTAGTATAATGATAGGTACAATTATATTTTTTATAGCAATTCCTAGAATCGTTAAAGTATTAAAACGTTTAACAGGTAGAAAAGGGGTGACTAGATGA
- a CDS encoding aminotransferase class I/II-fold pyridoxal phosphate-dependent enzyme has product MKEKTLYNHLMEYKKKIYPFHMPGHKLGRKFKLKNIAKIDVTEVRGTDNLHDPSGIIYEAQVKAAKTFGADKTYFLVNGSTGGIISAITSICKEKDQVLIARNSHKSVYNAILINNLVPIYIYPKVLENGLIGGINPTEIEEKIKNNSHIKMIIITSPTYEGYVSNIAAISKITHKYNKILMVDEAHGSHFRFHNYFPETSLQQGADIVIQSAHKTLPSITQTAMLHIKNDRIDTNRLQNALSIFQTSSPSYVLMNSLDSCRNIIDTRGNKLFNAYVKQLKNCRHRLKAQLKNLQLIDNEIIGSKEIAAMDYSKIVIDCTSADITGAQLDEILRDKYNIQVELSGINHIIAMTSICDSKYGFKKLVKSLIEIDSKLRKKQIKGNKYDIINNARIHYNPKDAFNKNKVEIKLEDAVDKISGDFIIPFPPGIPLIVPGEIITEENINLINEYLELGIEIMGICNKEYRTINIIEEV; this is encoded by the coding sequence ATGAAAGAAAAAACACTCTATAATCACCTTATGGAATATAAGAAGAAAATTTATCCTTTTCATATGCCAGGACATAAATTAGGTAGAAAATTTAAGCTAAAAAATATAGCTAAGATAGATGTTACAGAAGTAAGAGGAACAGATAATTTGCATGATCCTTCTGGTATAATATATGAAGCCCAAGTAAAAGCAGCAAAGACTTTTGGTGCAGATAAAACTTATTTCTTAGTAAATGGTAGTACTGGAGGTATTATTTCTGCCATAACTTCAATATGTAAAGAAAAAGACCAAGTATTGATTGCAAGGAATAGTCATAAATCCGTTTATAATGCTATATTAATAAATAATTTGGTACCCATATATATTTACCCCAAAGTACTAGAAAACGGTCTTATTGGTGGAATTAATCCAACAGAGATTGAAGAAAAAATCAAGAATAACTCTCATATTAAGATGATAATTATTACAAGTCCTACTTATGAAGGTTATGTATCCAATATAGCCGCAATATCAAAAATAACCCATAAATATAATAAGATATTAATGGTTGATGAAGCCCATGGTTCACATTTTAGATTCCACAATTATTTTCCAGAAACTTCATTACAACAAGGTGCAGATATAGTTATTCAGAGTGCCCATAAAACCCTACCATCAATTACTCAAACCGCTATGTTGCATATCAAAAATGATAGGATAGATACTAATAGATTACAAAATGCTCTATCTATCTTTCAAACCAGCAGCCCCTCATATGTACTAATGAATAGTCTAGATAGCTGCAGAAATATAATTGACACAAGAGGTAATAAATTATTCAATGCATATGTTAAACAATTAAAAAATTGCAGACATAGATTAAAGGCTCAGTTAAAGAATTTACAGCTTATAGATAATGAAATAATTGGCAGCAAGGAAATAGCAGCCATGGATTACTCTAAAATAGTTATAGATTGTACAAGTGCTGATATTACAGGGGCACAACTTGATGAAATACTTCGTGACAAATATAATATACAAGTAGAGTTAAGTGGTATTAATCATATTATTGCAATGACTTCAATATGCGATAGTAAATATGGGTTTAAAAAATTAGTTAAATCCCTCATAGAAATAGATAGTAAGTTAAGAAAAAAACAAATAAAGGGCAATAAATATGATATAATAAATAATGCCCGAATACATTATAACCCAAAGGATGCCTTTAATAAAAATAAGGTTGAAATAAAATTAGAAGATGCTGTTGATAAGATATCAGGAGATTTTATTATACCTTTTCCACCAGGAATACCTTTAATTGTTCCAGGAGAAATAATCACAGAAGAAAATATCAATCTAATCAACGAATATCTGGAATTGGGTATAGAAATAATGGGGATATGTAATAAGGAATATAGAACAATTAATATAATTGAAGAGGTGTAA